In Candidatus Contubernalis alkalaceticus, the genomic window ATATAATTGGAGTGATGAAAATGATCGTGGTTGAGGTGGATCCTGGAATCTGTGGGTTAATGTCTAAAATTACTGTAAATTCAAATGATGAAAAGACTGCAGCTGTAGACATAACTTCTGATTGCCCTGCGGTAAAGGCTATGGGTGAAGATTTAAAAGAGGTAGATTCACGCAAGGGATGTTTATCCAGGATTGGCGGTTCTCCGGTTTATATTGCGGCGGGGAAACGCTGTCATGCCGCTTGTCCGGTTCCTATGGCTATTATAAAAGGGATAGAGGCCGCTTGCGGCCTGGCTATCCCTAAGGATGTTACGATTAAAATATATAAAGAATAAGTAGTCAAAATGTAATTTTTTAATTATTAATTGGTATCCCTGCAGGAGGAGAAGAGAATGGTGCTTAAATATCGTTCACCGGTATCAGGAAGAATGGTTACCACAGTTTTTCCCGAACCTAATTTCTTAGCTAACTGCAGGGCTATCCAGGTATTGGCCCCTGAGGAAATCCCCACTAGAAGTCCTTCTTCTCTAGCCAGAGCCCGGGCAGTGTCCAAGGCATTTTTATCGGAAATCAGGGCTATTTCATCGATAATTTCTTTGTTTAATATGTCCGGTATAATACCATCCCCCATCCCCTGAATTACATGTTGGCCTATGGGTCCGCCATCCAGCACCGCTGCTTCTTCAGGTTCTACGGCTATTATTTTGACTTCAGGATAGTGTTCTTTTAGAACTTCTCCTATACCGGTAATGGTTCCACCGGTACCAATACCACTGCAGAAAGCATGGATTGGTCCACCGGCTTGTTTTACTATTTCCCTGGCAGTGGTGAGGCGGTGTATGTCAGGGTTTGCAGGATTCCCAAATTGATTGGCCAGCCAGACCCGGGAATCTTCCTGGGCCATTTTTTTAGCAGCCTCTCTGGCAATATCAAAGGTATCACCAATATTTTCACCTTCTGGGGTTAAAACAATTTCTGCACCGTATGAAGCAATTAATTTTCTTCTTTCCAGGCTCATGTTCTCCGGCATAACAATTTTACATTTGTATCCTTTTACAGCGGAGATCAAAGAAAGGCCAATCCCCTGGTTTCCGCTGGTAAATTCGACAATAATCGAGTCTTTATTTAGCAGTCCCTGTTTTTCAGCAGTTTCAATCATTCCCAGGGCCGTACGGGTTTTGATACTGCCCCCGATGTTTAGTCCTTCATATTTGACTAAAACCCGGGCGTCTTTTGGTCCAGCCAGATGTTGAAGTTGGATCAGGGGAGTGTTTCCCACAGCTTTTAGAATATTTTTGCATAATTTATTCATTTTCTTAAAGGTGCACCTCCAAATATTTGAACAAATATCACCAGATTATGTTTATATTCTACAAAAGGCATCAACGTCCTTCTACAATATCTAATGTTTATTATAAGTTGTATAAAAAAATCGCCATATTGGAACCTGTCATATGGCTCAGGCGTTAAAACTTACTATTATTATTACGGCTAAAACTGCAGTTAAGCGGTGCCGTGGGGTCGGTTCCAGCGTCACTGGAGCAAGAGCGGAGGTAAAAAAACTTGGACGATGGAACCGTCCCCACGGCTTAGCGGTAGTTTGAATAAACAGCCTTTCGCTGTAGTGATAGAAAGTTATCAGTTCTGAAAAGGAAGGGAAGGGATAGGGAGAGTTTTAAAAAGTATGGGGAAAAATTATGTAGGTGAACAGAAGGCCTATAATTCCTACCAGGAAGGCATAAATGAAAGCAGGGAGAAAATTTTTTTTAATTATCTCACCCTCTACACCACTGATGCCAACTGTAGCCAGGACAGCTACAATATTATGAATGCTGATCATGTTGCCGATAGAACTCCCTGTGCCCTGGAGACCTGCGGTAATTAACCTGGAAATATTTAATTCATTGGCTACCTGGTACTGAAAGCTCCCAAACAGAATATTTGAAACAGTACTGCTGCCGGAGATAAACGTTCCCAGAGCTCCTATAAAGGGAGAGACCAGCGGCCATAAATCTCTGAAAGTTAAGGAAGCCGTTTTGGACATGACCAGCATCATGCTGTCTAAACCTGAATTGTTCACATCAGACATGACCATGACCTGTACCATGGATACGGTAAAAATAAGAGCTGCAGTTGTAGGAATCATCTGTCTGATGGTTTTCAGCCAGGCTTCTTTGACTTCACTCTTTTTCATGCGGTGCAGCCAGACAGTTATTACAGCAACCAGGGTAAATGGAATAATCCCCGGTATATAAAGAGGCTGAAGTGAAAAATTGATCCCTTCCCCTAAGATATTGTTCCAATTCAAGGAAATACTCCTAAGCAGTGGACCAATTTTTAGGGCTGGAAGGCGGGTAACTAACAAAATTATAGCGATTAACAGGTATGGCAGCCAGGAGATGGCTAAAGAAAGAGAAGGAGCCTCTCTGTTAAGCGGTGAAAAACTGGCTTTACCCCAACGGTATTGCCATTTATCGGGAGGGGCAAAGTTCCAGGCTTTTTTTGGAATTAAAAAATTTCGGGAGGCGGCCGGGATGATAATGCCCAGACCCAAGAGCCCGCCGATTACGGAGGGAAGTTCCGGACCGAAATATACTGCCATGAAGTAATAGGGAATCGTAAAAATTAATCCGGAAAAAAGAGCAAAGGGCCATATCTCCAGGCCCTCTTTAAAAGATCTTTTTTCTCCAAAAAAGCCCGTTAGCATAGAAACGGCCAGAAGGGGTAAGAAGGTGCCTATAATAACGTGGTGCAAAGCTGACCAGATACCCAACTCTCTTAAAAATCCTCCATAGGTGAGGCCGGCGGGGAGCTGTTCCCGAACGTAGGGAGTGTTGAGCACAGCTCCTAAGCCGCCAATAATTGGCGTCCCTACGGCACCAAAAGTTACGGCAGTGCTGTTGAAAATAAGCGCGGCCATAGCTGCGGCCAGGGGAGGAAATCCTAAACCAACCATTAGGGGGGCTCCCAAGGCAGCAGGGGTCCCAAATCCTGCTGCCCCTTCAATAAAAGAACCGAAGAACCATCCGATAATAATGGCCTGTATCCGTTTATCCGGAGATATTTTATGGAAGCTGTGGTTTATCGTTTCCATGGCTCCACTTTTTTTTAAGGTATTTAAAATCAGTATTGCCCCAAAAACGATGAGCAGTATGTTAAAGGCTTGAAGGGAACCTAAAATGCTGGCGGCTAGAATTCGCTTTGGGCTCATCATCCACAAAAGAGAGGATATCAATACCGCAGCAGTCCAGGCAGCGGGCATAGCTTTGACCGCAGGCCAGTTAAAAATGGCCATTAAGATAATGGTGATTAGAAGGGGAATAGATGCAGCGAATGCTAAGAAGGATAGGGAATAATCCATTAG contains:
- a CDS encoding DUF6951 family protein; the protein is MIVVEVDPGICGLMSKITVNSNDEKTAAVDITSDCPAVKAMGEDLKEVDSRKGCLSRIGGSPVYIAAGKRCHAACPVPMAIIKGIEAACGLAIPKDVTIKIYKE
- the cysK gene encoding cysteine synthase A, which gives rise to MNKLCKNILKAVGNTPLIQLQHLAGPKDARVLVKYEGLNIGGSIKTRTALGMIETAEKQGLLNKDSIIVEFTSGNQGIGLSLISAVKGYKCKIVMPENMSLERRKLIASYGAEIVLTPEGENIGDTFDIAREAAKKMAQEDSRVWLANQFGNPANPDIHRLTTAREIVKQAGGPIHAFCSGIGTGGTITGIGEVLKEHYPEVKIIAVEPEEAAVLDGGPIGQHVIQGMGDGIIPDILNKEIIDEIALISDKNALDTARALAREEGLLVGISSGANTWIALQLAKKLGSGKTVVTILPDTGERYLSTILFSSCRDTN
- a CDS encoding L-lactate permease is translated as MDYSLSFLAFAASIPLLITIILMAIFNWPAVKAMPAAWTAAVLISSLLWMMSPKRILAASILGSLQAFNILLIVFGAILILNTLKKSGAMETINHSFHKISPDKRIQAIIIGWFFGSFIEGAAGFGTPAALGAPLMVGLGFPPLAAAMAALIFNSTAVTFGAVGTPIIGGLGAVLNTPYVREQLPAGLTYGGFLRELGIWSALHHVIIGTFLPLLAVSMLTGFFGEKRSFKEGLEIWPFALFSGLIFTIPYYFMAVYFGPELPSVIGGLLGLGIIIPAASRNFLIPKKAWNFAPPDKWQYRWGKASFSPLNREAPSLSLAISWLPYLLIAIILLVTRLPALKIGPLLRSISLNWNNILGEGINFSLQPLYIPGIIPFTLVAVITVWLHRMKKSEVKEAWLKTIRQMIPTTAALIFTVSMVQVMVMSDVNNSGLDSMMLVMSKTASLTFRDLWPLVSPFIGALGTFISGSSTVSNILFGSFQYQVANELNISRLITAGLQGTGSSIGNMISIHNIVAVLATVGISGVEGEIIKKNFLPAFIYAFLVGIIGLLFTYIIFPHTF